Genomic DNA from Leptospiraceae bacterium:
TTTTTTGTTATGAAGGGGTAAGGCTTTTTGCTAATTTTACAATAAATTTTGAACAGGAAGGCTTGAATACAATTGCTCCTGTTAGGGGAGGGCTGTTTAATTATACATATAAAAATGTGGCATTAAGCTCGGAGGGGCAGTTCGTTTTTGATGGAAATCGTTATATGGCAAAGAATAAAAATGCGGCTATTGATTTTACTCTCGGTTATCCTCCTTCTCATACATTCTGGAACTGGGCCTGTCTAAGTGGTGAAACGGATAATGGAATGTTATTAGGGATAAATTTGGTTGGAGATTTTAATAACGGTTTGGAAAATTGCCTGTGGTTGGACTCCAAACCTATACCTTTGGGTCAGGCAGTTTTTTCTTATGAAAAACCCATAGATAAAAATAAATTAAAACTGCATACAGAAGATAATATACTGGATATTACTTTTGAACCTATAGGAGCAAGAAGCGAAAATTTGGATCTACTTTTTATTAAAAGTCAATTTACTCAACCTTTTGGAATTTTTTCAGGTACCCTCAAACAGGGAGAGACGGAACATTTCATAAAAGGAAAGGGAGTTGTCGAAGAGCATTTTGCAGTATGGTAAGTTTTTTGTTATGTGGAATCGGATATCTTTAAAGTTTCGCGTGTTATTAACTAGCTTCCTATTCATCGGAATGCTAATGGGGATCGATCGCTTACTTTTTTCGTATCTTTATTTTCAATTTCCAAATGAGCTGGAATGGGATACATCTCCCTGGTATAATTTTCTACACAAAATAAAACAGATAAAATATTCTGAAGATAAAGGTATTGTAATAGCTGGAAGTTCTGTAGCTTTATTTTCTGCCTTACCAACAGAAATACAGGATACTTTAAACACTCCTGACAACAAAAATTTTCGGGTAGATTTTTTTTCTCATGTAGCCATGACTCCTACTGATTTGTACTATTATTCAAACTGGCTAACAAAAACCGGAGCAAAGGTCGTGGTTTACTTATTTAATCCTGCTGACCTACAGTTTGATCATTTTTTAAAAGAAACACCTGAACTATGCCCTTTAGAGTTATATATTCAAAATGGAGAACCTCAATTTTCAGAAGAGGATCGTTTGCGTGCTTATGTAAATCGGGTACCTACCAGAGTTTATTATCCCTTTGCCTTCTTGTTAGATAATTGGAAAAGTTTGGATAGAAAAGATGTATTCCAGTTAACAACAAAAAGTTTTCTTCATATAAATGCTTACAGAACATTTTTAGCAGATCCTTTTGATGCTTATTTTGAACGACATCTGCGGAGTCAAAGAAGATACCATAACTATACAGGCGTAATTCCAAAAGAAGGGATTTGGCGAAAAGGTTGGACCCCTGAAAGCTTCAGTCTTATATGTGAAAAAAAAGAAGAACAACTTGATGAGATGCTTTTTTTTCAAAAGCCGGACATGAAAATAAAAATTTTCAATAAGGAAAAAATTTTATTTGATAAGGTCTTTCATAAAGCCGGTTGGCACAGGATATCATTTCGTTTACCCTCTGATAGAGTGTTGCATTTTACTGTGACACCGAACATCTCTTCTAAACTGGTAGATCCGAAAGAATATGGTAAGGAATATTTTTATGGAATTCGTCTTTCTCAAAATTTTTGTAAAACCAAATTGGAGCGTAATATCTCTTATTTAAGAACAGAAGCCATTGACGAGCATAGATTTGAAGTTATGAGTAAGGAAGAATATGGGGAAGATTATCATTCTCGCTTATACAAAGATAATTGTAAAAGAGCAGAAACCTTAAGAATGAATCGAATTTATGTAGTCAAAAAAGCATTAAAAGACAGCCAATTTAAACCTTTTTCTGAAGTTCGAATGATTCAAAAAGTAGCACTGAAGTTAAAACAAAAGGGTATAAGGTTTATTATGATTAATAATCCGGAAAGTCCTCTGGAGCTAAAGCATTACAGAGAAGGACGCTGGTATCAGGGTTATTTGTCATTTTTCCATAAATTAGAACAGGATGGATTAATACAATTCGAAGATCTCAGCCAATTTTTGACTGATGAAAGGGATTTTATTGATCCTCATCACCTTACTCTTCCGGCAGCACATAAAATGACAATAAAATATACGAATATTATAAAGAACAATTATACTAAATTATTAAAATAGTCTGTTTTCTTCTGCTATTGCTTGTAAGCACCTTTCGTCTTCGTTCCTGCTCGAATTTACCAGAGGATTTGTTTTATAAAAAGAAAATTTTTTAGTCAAAGGGGTTTTTAAAATTTCTTCGATAGATTCTGCTGATGAATTTGGCTCTAACCAGGTATTGAAAGAGTTATTTGAGATAAACTGAGGCATTCTTGAATGAATATGTTCTAAGTCGGGAGATGCTTCTCTGGTAAGAATGCAGACTTCTTCACCTTTCCAGATACCGGCTACAAATGAAAGATTATTCGGATGAATATAATAGGGAACTTTTGTATTCATTTCATTTTTCCACTCATACCAGCCATTCATGGGAATTAAACATCTTCTATAATGAATCGAATCTACAAAAGTTACTTTTTGGAAAACTGTTTCGGAACGAGCATTGAAAATAAGTCTCTTTCCTGAAGAAAAACCCCAGCTCAAATCTTTTAGTTCCGATTTTATTACATTACTAATTGTGATAATTTGAGTTCCGGGACTAATGTTGTAAGTTCTTCTTTTTTTTAAAGATAGATTATTTTTTAAATCAGGAAAGAGGAGTTCTAACTCTTTTGAAAGATATTTGTAAACGAATCTACCGCACATAGATAAATTTATTCGTATATTTCTCCCACTATTTCAGTGCTTACCGGTGAGACTAAGAAACTGAGAGGAGGTAAGATATAAACCCATTTGGTAGTTTCCTTTTGAATTAAACGAATCTTGCTTGCTTTGTTCTTTTGGGCATATAGAGTAAATTGATTCAGTGTCTCTTCAAAATTAGCATCTCCCCATACAGGATAAATGCCAAAGACAAGATGAATTCCAACATTTAAAGTAGACTGGTAATATTTGGGCTTACCTTCCGGAGTTGATAGACTATTTGTTCTGATTGCTTTATTGGAAATACTACAATTTATTAAAAAAAGAGATAAGATTAAAAAAGATATTTTGTTCATAGAGTATACTATATTTCATCTTGAAGAATACTGTCAATGAAAGTTTATAGGGTAATTACTCGATTACGACCTTCATTTTTTGCGATGTATAAATATTCATCTACTCGGCTTAATAATTCTTTTAGATTTTCATTTTCAGTTATATTGGCTACTCCGAGACTAATGGTAGTTTTGATAGTATTAGGAGGAAAGATGCAATCCATGTTTTCTATTTCTTTTCGAATACGTTCAGCAACATCTCGTGCTTCATCAATATTTGTTCCGGGCAATATAACTAAAAACTCTTCGCCTCCGTAGCGTCCTACTGAATCGTATTTCCTTAAACTTGATTGCAGAATATAAGCTACCGATTGCAAAACCATATCACCTGCGATATGTCCGTAAGTATCGTTGATTTGTTTGAAATGATCTACATCACCCAGGATTACAGAGAAAGAAGTTTTTTTCCGTTCATATCTTGCCATTTCAGCTTCCATAAGTTCTATAATTTTTCCACGGTTGTATAGGCTGGTCAGGGGATCTGTAATTGCCATCTTTTCAAAAAGTTCTTTGTCATGAAGTAATTTCTCGTTAAGTTCCTGGAGTTTGAAGTTTTGTTCAGATGCTATGCGGTGTTCTCGTAAATAACTTCTAAGTAGAAGATCCAGGATTAAAACGAGATAAACTGCTATAGAGATATAGGAGGCTATTAAGTCAAATAATTTCTCTTCTTCATTTTTGTAATCAACGATCATTTCAGGTATAAGATAGTGAGTCATATAGAGACAGGAAACCAGGGAGATATTTATAAGTGTTACAATGAGTTTATGAGAATCAATTACCAGAACAGAAAGAAATAAAATAATCATGAAGAAGAAAGCGTTTGCGGAATTAGAACCACCATTCCCAAACCAGGCTACGGTTGCGGTTGAATATAGAGTTATCAGAAACAAAAATGATGCAGTTCGAATCTTTTTTTTGTAAACTCCGAACCAGATGATTGGAATCTGGAAAAAAAAAGCAAAAATAAAAAAAGCGATTACCCAGATAGGTAAGGAAATGATTAAGTTAATGATAATCCCAATAAACGTGAAAAAAAAGAAGCTAATGATTGAGATAATAAATACACGTTCTTTTAGAGTTTTCTCTTCGGTTAGTAACTTATGTATTAAGAAAAGATTGAATTTTCGTTTTGCCTGTTCGGACATTTTTAGGTGTAACTTATTTAAAATTATTATATTTGTCAAGTACTAAAATCCATCGCAATTTTAAGGAGCAAGAAAATTACCTACTGAGCGAAACCAGACTCGTAAGGAAAGTAAAAATATTATCCATGCATTTCCGGACAAATAAATAAACCTTCCTTATGCGCTTGGGAACCTGAGTTCTTCTTCCCAAAAGAAACGAAATAATGGAATTTTCTTTCTGAGTTTTTTGGCCATCAAGGAGTCCAGAACCATTACTTCTGCTTTTTTCTTGGTGCTATATTGTAATTCAGGAGAAATGTATATAATATCTCGATTGGGTTTTGCCTCGGTTTTATACGTATTTGAGTGAAGGAAAAGACCTTCTTCAACAGGAAATAAAAGACTACCCTTTTTAAAATGCTTCGAAAATGTAGCAGGTGTATTTACACTTTCCAAAGTATGAAAATGAACTCTTTCGGCTATGGAACGTAAAACTGGTTGAGATATAAATCGTAAGGCTTCAAATTTCTGAAGATAATTTCGTGTAAGCCATAATTGTTCCAGGCGTTTTTCATAACCGAGACTATAAATGAAATCCCGAAATGCTTCTTCACTAAAAGTTGAAACCACAACAGGGCTGAGTGCTACTACGGAAGCACTTCTTTGACCTTTCCCTATAATAGAAGCCATTTCTCCAATAAGTTCTCCAGCTTCGATTTGAGCTAAAACCTGCCTCGTTTTCCCATCATGGCTTATCACCTGGGCATAACCGGTAAGGATGATAAAAACTTCTCCCTGTGATTTACTTCCCTGTCGAATAATAATATCACCGGCATTATATCTTCGAATATCTCTATCTCCTAATAGATTGGAAATCCAGCCGGGCGGCATTTTGGGGAAATATTCCAGTAAAAATTCGATGGTTCGTGTGAGCCAATAATCTGTTTGTCCCGGTAGTATAGTAAAACGTTTTCCGGAAGAAGCAATGCTAAATTGTGTTTCAAACTTATCAGGTAATTTATCAAGATGAAGAAAAACAATTCGGTCAGACTCTGAATCCTCTGCATCGGAAGGATCTCCGTGGATAAGTCCTTCACCACCATCTGCCAGAAGTAGATCCCAACGCTCTGTATAAATATTTTTTAAAGAATTGTATCTTTCTTCTGAAATGACATTTTTTTCTATCATAGATTTTATATCTTTAAGGGATTGAGTATCACCGGTAAAGAGAATTCTATAACTTTTTCCCTGATGGATTACTTCGAAAATACCACCTATAGTCGGAATGGAATGTACAGAATAGAAAGGTGTAATCTTCATACCGTAATAATTTGTTGCTTTATTAACTTCTAAGGGTATAAAGATAAAATAATCTTTTAATTCTGATTCCGGTTTATCCATGATTAAAGAAAGTTTCTTCAATGTCATCTGAAAGATGATATTCGTTGTTAATATTGTTATTCTTCGATTATATTGCAGTAAAGATAGTATGTTACAATGATCGTCATGTACATGGGATAAAAATAAACTATAAACTTGATTTCGGGCTATACCTCTTGCCTTTAAATGGTGATTCAAATAAGGAATTGC
This window encodes:
- a CDS encoding DUF2804 domain-containing protein, with translation MTSFEKLPSVFGEKNSCEKYPGRYTGRPFSIETAHIDSKGLIPYRFTRRKSWIYGSFMGDSFIVSMAIVDAGYISTAFIYFYSMDTGKFHEEKAVLPFGFASDFSPSLYTDWKLTAAPKQWLISPTKKGLFFCYEGVRLFANFTINFEQEGLNTIAPVRGGLFNYTYKNVALSSEGQFVFDGNRYMAKNKNAAIDFTLGYPPSHTFWNWACLSGETDNGMLLGINLVGDFNNGLENCLWLDSKPIPLGQAVFSYEKPIDKNKLKLHTEDNILDITFEPIGARSENLDLLFIKSQFTQPFGIFSGTLKQGETEHFIKGKGVVEEHFAVW
- a CDS encoding SOS response-associated peptidase, which translates into the protein MCGRFVYKYLSKELELLFPDLKNNLSLKKRRTYNISPGTQIITISNVIKSELKDLSWGFSSGKRLIFNARSETVFQKVTFVDSIHYRRCLIPMNGWYEWKNEMNTKVPYYIHPNNLSFVAGIWKGEEVCILTREASPDLEHIHSRMPQFISNNSFNTWLEPNSSAESIEEILKTPLTKKFSFYKTNPLVNSSRNEDERCLQAIAEENRLF
- a CDS encoding cyclic nucleotide-binding domain-containing protein; its protein translation is MEILNIFPGAYYIQDHENHLLAGLPPEIIKVLMQKKLSPPDVILLPDIPLAKGESQVAIEFPLYHNLFMNPNRNGKKLIVLGNTRRVEAARELLKLCLMGPNEAELKEMGISPVEAKNLYKETSWFHLKNKEGIPLSIDDLIDCHIIEDETLDLGWINIQRVSKNVFKVNKQNEEFTFSLDVSVEQIPPYPINFDLISTSLVKFGIEVLGGSTGFSATNASSGLALCYNSNYMLIDAIPYLNHHLKARGIARNQVYSLFLSHVHDDHCNILSLLQYNRRITILTTNIIFQMTLKKLSLIMDKPESELKDYFIFIPLEVNKATNYYGMKITPFYSVHSIPTIGGIFEVIHQGKSYRILFTGDTQSLKDIKSMIEKNVISEERYNSLKNIYTERWDLLLADGGEGLIHGDPSDAEDSESDRIVFLHLDKLPDKFETQFSIASSGKRFTILPGQTDYWLTRTIEFLLEYFPKMPPGWISNLLGDRDIRRYNAGDIIIRQGSKSQGEVFIILTGYAQVISHDGKTRQVLAQIEAGELIGEMASIIGKGQRSASVVALSPVVVSTFSEEAFRDFIYSLGYEKRLEQLWLTRNYLQKFEALRFISQPVLRSIAERVHFHTLESVNTPATFSKHFKKGSLLFPVEEGLFLHSNTYKTEAKPNRDIIYISPELQYSTKKKAEVMVLDSLMAKKLRKKIPLFRFFWEEELRFPSA
- a CDS encoding GGDEF domain-containing protein; this translates as MSEQAKRKFNLFLIHKLLTEEKTLKERVFIISIISFFFFTFIGIIINLIISLPIWVIAFFIFAFFFQIPIIWFGVYKKKIRTASFLFLITLYSTATVAWFGNGGSNSANAFFFMIILFLSVLVIDSHKLIVTLINISLVSCLYMTHYLIPEMIVDYKNEEEKLFDLIASYISIAVYLVLILDLLLRSYLREHRIASEQNFKLQELNEKLLHDKELFEKMAITDPLTSLYNRGKIIELMEAEMARYERKKTSFSVILGDVDHFKQINDTYGHIAGDMVLQSVAYILQSSLRKYDSVGRYGGEEFLVILPGTNIDEARDVAERIRKEIENMDCIFPPNTIKTTISLGVANITENENLKELLSRVDEYLYIAKNEGRNRVITL